One part of the Armatimonadota bacterium genome encodes these proteins:
- a CDS encoding glycosyltransferase family 2 protein, whose product MGGAEHAKKVSVILVSYNTAGHVLAALEALEGQAHEVIVVDNASRDKTVELVKERHPGVKLIINTRNRGFGAANNQALDAMTGDLALLLNSDCVPEPGAVAKLAEAFKDPSVVAAGGRLLNPDGSLQESACSRLTLWVVVCEQLLTYRLFPKSRVFNPYYLSARLVGGSGGPFHVAQVMGACLMMRPVARFDERFFLYCEDTELCLRLSRMGKIVYDPMAVFTHELGVSSKENRWWSVACYNYGKELYFRIHHGLAAQWACYAVNRLGALLRIALKPRGSRLWLRVLGTGISGPPLPDDA is encoded by the coding sequence GTGGGCGGAGCAGAACACGCTAAGAAAGTCTCCGTCATCTTGGTCAGCTACAACACGGCGGGCCACGTCCTTGCGGCCCTGGAGGCCCTGGAGGGGCAAGCACACGAAGTGATCGTCGTGGACAATGCGAGCCGCGACAAGACGGTCGAGTTGGTCAAAGAAAGGCACCCGGGGGTCAAACTCATCATCAATACGCGGAACCGGGGTTTTGGCGCGGCCAACAACCAGGCGCTAGATGCCATGACCGGCGATCTTGCCCTTCTGTTGAATTCTGATTGCGTCCCGGAGCCCGGCGCGGTGGCGAAACTCGCCGAGGCGTTCAAAGACCCCAGTGTCGTCGCCGCCGGCGGGAGGCTGCTCAACCCCGACGGCAGCTTGCAAGAATCGGCATGCAGCCGGCTGACCCTGTGGGTTGTTGTCTGCGAGCAGCTATTAACTTACCGGCTGTTCCCCAAATCCCGGGTGTTCAACCCGTACTACCTTTCAGCGCGCTTGGTCGGGGGTTCTGGGGGGCCGTTCCATGTGGCTCAAGTGATGGGAGCATGCCTGATGATGAGGCCGGTCGCCCGCTTTGATGAGCGGTTCTTCCTCTATTGTGAAGACACCGAACTTTGCCTCCGGCTCTCCCGCATGGGGAAAATCGTCTATGATCCAATGGCGGTTTTTACCCATGAGTTGGGCGTGTCGTCCAAAGAAAACCGCTGGTGGTCTGTCGCCTGCTACAACTACGGCAAGGAGCTCTATTTCCGGATCCACCACGGGCTGGCGGCCCAATGGGCTTGCTATGCGGTCAACCGTCTCGGGGCCCTTCTCCGGATCGCGCTCAAACCAAGAGGATCCCGGCTTTGGCTCCGGGTATTGGGCACGGGAATATCCGGGCCACCTTTGCCTGATGATGCTTAG
- a CDS encoding ABC transporter permease, with the protein MVEDLRELWRFRELLWAMVERDLRIRYKNSALGFFWSLLNPLVTVLVMWAVFTFLLGNHTKSYAAYILAAYLPFLFFNMSLMDSAQSVLGALPVVKKVYFPREIMPLASVISNFVNFLLTLGVFLVFLFGVWALSGFQVTPYSWKLLALPLLLVPFLSLVTGLALLVSALNVFYEDVKYILGVVLYLMFFVCPVMYFSETVKASLGKYANGDLLYMLYHLNPLATMLTAFRKVLVPAGVIDIPQAGGQVPPDPFNYPMVAVASLVSFAVLIFGYSVFNRMKWRFVERP; encoded by the coding sequence ATGGTGGAAGACCTCAGGGAGTTGTGGCGGTTCCGCGAACTCCTTTGGGCAATGGTGGAGCGGGACCTCCGCATCCGATACAAGAATTCCGCCCTCGGTTTTTTTTGGAGCCTTCTGAACCCGTTGGTGACCGTGCTGGTGATGTGGGCGGTGTTCACCTTTTTGCTCGGCAACCACACCAAGAGCTACGCAGCCTATATCTTGGCCGCCTATCTCCCATTCTTGTTTTTCAACATGAGCCTCATGGATTCGGCCCAGTCTGTCCTGGGGGCCTTGCCGGTGGTGAAAAAAGTCTACTTCCCCCGGGAGATCATGCCCCTTGCGAGCGTGATTAGCAACTTTGTCAATTTTTTGTTGACATTGGGCGTCTTCCTTGTATTCCTGTTTGGCGTGTGGGCTCTCAGTGGGTTCCAGGTCACCCCATATTCTTGGAAGCTTTTAGCGCTCCCCTTGCTGCTCGTCCCGTTCTTGAGCTTGGTCACCGGGCTCGCCCTGTTGGTCAGCGCCCTCAATGTCTTTTATGAGGATGTCAAATACATCCTCGGCGTTGTCCTCTACCTGATGTTCTTTGTCTGCCCAGTGATGTACTTTAGCGAGACGGTTAAGGCTTCGCTCGGCAAATATGCCAACGGCGACCTCCTCTACATGCTTTATCACCTGAACCCGCTGGCCACCATGCTGACGGCATTCCGCAAAGTCCTTGTGCCAGCGGGGGTGATCGATATCCCGCAAGCCGGCGGACAGGTGCCGCCTGACCCGTTCAACTACCCGATGGTGGCGGTGGCCAGCCTGGTCAGCTTCGCCGTCCTGATCTTCGGCTATTCCGTGTTCAACCGCATGAAGTGGAGGTTTGTCGAACGGCCATGA
- a CDS encoding tetratricopeptide repeat protein encodes MKYTRLWIMAMVAGMAVCTFADLAPAFQIAEAGNLAEGALQQTPDKLPAENVDGTKANTKTHNAAAKIIKEFNDASQADLMGAAVQALAKFEELHTQDPVYLPAMTWIGYLATVTGNQVRSIEVLEAIRGKSSDQKVNLMNLRNLCAAYYATQDYRKAAGALVELDSQEPGNPTTLSLLGSSYVLDKDYRSAIAPLESAAGYLANDPDSLRNVRVDLGICYARTNQQENAMGLFDSMLDDGGLTATQLGWMGYIYLENKKYGQAINALERANKMDPTNATVVNNLATAYIERGQSGDEAKAVSLFETLAGMSSGNPVADYNVGTIYLKKGEYAKAKTYLSRAAKSNDPYALNNLGMAHEGLKEDKEALAAYAKASDLRPDVVVFSRNAGFAAVRVKDDNSAVKYLSRASASDKSAEVLIPLAGVYSRTGQGTKALDIWTMPEVREKLKGDADYWFNLGLAHAGAGQMKEAAAAYRQSLLIKPGNGAVLNNLGALLWDSGDYAGARDAFERQSKLEPENETAKMNIAACYVKEGNIDGAVAIWRDVVRAHPDRTDVRLDLADGLWNTGDTPGARFHYATALKSQPNNPRALNGLGMWALLQTQNDEAESYFRKAVSADRKFIPAYQNLAIVLERKNKLAEAVKTLEAALSMDPDNEAVKQHLARLKSL; translated from the coding sequence ATGAAATACACACGCTTGTGGATCATGGCCATGGTGGCTGGGATGGCGGTTTGCACATTCGCCGACTTGGCTCCGGCCTTTCAAATCGCCGAGGCGGGGAACCTCGCCGAAGGGGCTTTGCAGCAAACGCCTGACAAACTTCCCGCAGAAAATGTGGACGGCACAAAGGCCAACACCAAAACGCACAACGCCGCCGCAAAAATCATCAAGGAATTCAATGATGCTTCACAAGCAGACCTGATGGGGGCGGCCGTCCAGGCATTGGCCAAGTTCGAAGAACTCCATACCCAAGACCCCGTCTATCTACCCGCGATGACCTGGATCGGTTATTTGGCCACCGTCACGGGCAACCAAGTGCGATCCATCGAAGTTTTGGAAGCCATCCGGGGCAAGAGCAGCGACCAGAAGGTCAACTTGATGAACCTGCGCAACCTTTGCGCCGCCTATTACGCAACCCAGGATTACCGAAAGGCGGCTGGCGCCCTCGTCGAACTCGATTCGCAAGAACCAGGCAACCCGACGACCTTGTCGCTCCTTGGCAGCTCCTATGTGTTGGACAAGGATTACCGCAGCGCCATCGCACCTCTCGAATCGGCCGCCGGATACCTGGCAAACGATCCCGATTCCCTCCGCAATGTGCGGGTTGACCTTGGCATCTGCTACGCCCGCACAAACCAACAGGAAAATGCGATGGGCCTGTTTGATTCCATGTTGGACGATGGGGGGCTCACGGCGACCCAGTTGGGGTGGATGGGTTACATCTACCTGGAAAACAAGAAATACGGCCAAGCCATCAACGCGTTGGAACGCGCCAACAAGATGGATCCGACCAACGCCACGGTGGTCAACAACCTGGCAACGGCCTATATCGAGCGAGGCCAATCCGGTGACGAGGCAAAGGCGGTCAGCCTGTTCGAGACTTTGGCTGGAATGTCTTCTGGCAACCCGGTCGCCGACTACAACGTCGGCACCATTTATTTGAAGAAGGGCGAATATGCCAAGGCCAAGACCTACCTCTCCCGGGCGGCCAAAAGCAATGACCCTTATGCCCTCAACAATCTGGGCATGGCGCACGAAGGGCTCAAAGAAGACAAAGAGGCCCTGGCCGCGTACGCCAAGGCTAGCGACCTCCGGCCGGATGTCGTGGTCTTCTCCCGCAATGCCGGATTTGCCGCTGTCCGCGTCAAAGACGACAACTCTGCCGTCAAGTACCTTTCCCGAGCCTCGGCATCGGATAAATCTGCCGAAGTGCTGATCCCGCTGGCCGGCGTTTATAGCCGAACGGGACAAGGAACCAAGGCTCTTGATATCTGGACGATGCCGGAAGTGCGCGAAAAGCTGAAGGGGGACGCCGACTATTGGTTCAACCTTGGGTTGGCCCACGCCGGTGCCGGTCAGATGAAAGAAGCCGCAGCTGCCTACCGCCAAAGCCTGCTGATCAAGCCGGGCAACGGCGCGGTCCTCAACAATTTGGGCGCCCTTTTGTGGGATAGCGGGGACTACGCGGGCGCAAGGGATGCTTTTGAAAGGCAATCCAAGTTAGAGCCGGAAAACGAAACCGCCAAAATGAACATCGCTGCCTGCTACGTCAAAGAAGGCAACATCGATGGCGCAGTGGCGATTTGGCGCGATGTCGTCCGGGCCCATCCGGACCGCACCGACGTGCGGTTGGATCTTGCCGACGGGCTTTGGAACACCGGGGATACGCCAGGGGCGCGGTTCCATTACGCCACGGCCCTCAAATCCCAGCCCAACAACCCCCGGGCCTTGAACGGACTTGGGATGTGGGCACTGCTCCAAACCCAAAATGATGAAGCCGAAAGCTATTTCCGCAAAGCGGTTTCCGCCGACCGGAAGTTCATTCCCGCCTACCAAAACCTGGCCATCGTGTTGGAGCGCAAGAACAAATTGGCCGAGGCGGTCAAAACCTTGGAAGCCGCATTAAGCATGGACCCGGACAACGAGGCGGTCAAGCAACACCTTGCTCGGCTAAAATCGCTGTAG
- the phoU gene encoding phosphate signaling complex protein PhoU yields MSEGITPRRALDDERRLIEVELLDMVNKSVAMFNLAVRSLHQLDTGMARQALGLDDEIDRLDLEIESKCLDILALQQPMGSDLREVGTCLKIITDIERVGDLSVDISKITLKIDKELGRSDFVDLPRLAVVVTRMLNESAQMFARKSADGLDQIGKLEDEVDEMYREFRTQTQEFMVAHPEQVVAASWMLLALHHIERVADHALNMAERVHFMVTGELRQIVPDDPDRG; encoded by the coding sequence ATGTCGGAAGGGATTACGCCACGCCGCGCGCTCGACGATGAGCGGAGGTTGATAGAGGTTGAACTGCTCGACATGGTCAACAAGTCAGTTGCCATGTTCAACCTGGCTGTCCGGTCGCTGCACCAACTCGACACAGGGATGGCCCGCCAAGCCTTGGGCCTCGACGACGAGATCGACCGGCTGGACCTTGAAATCGAAAGCAAGTGCCTCGACATCCTGGCGCTCCAGCAACCGATGGGAAGCGACCTGAGGGAAGTCGGCACCTGCCTCAAAATCATCACGGACATCGAGCGGGTCGGCGATTTAAGTGTCGATATCTCCAAAATCACCCTCAAGATTGACAAGGAGCTCGGGCGATCTGATTTTGTTGACCTGCCCCGGCTGGCCGTCGTCGTCACCCGGATGCTCAACGAGAGCGCGCAGATGTTCGCCCGGAAATCGGCCGATGGGCTCGACCAGATCGGCAAACTTGAGGACGAAGTGGACGAGATGTACCGGGAATTCCGTACGCAAACCCAGGAGTTCATGGTTGCCCATCCCGAACAAGTGGTTGCCGCCAGTTGGATGTTACTGGCCTTGCACCATATCGAGCGGGTAGCCGACCATGCGCTCAATATGGCCGAGAGGGTCCACTTCATGGTGACCGGCGAACTCCGGCAGATCGTTCCAGACGACCCAGACCGTGGATAA
- a CDS encoding ABC transporter ATP-binding protein, which produces MEQKLATVAIPALRICGAAVEFPVPGGRIRAVDDVDLEVQPGEAMAVVGESGCGKTTLARAVLGLQPLADGEIQVAGQTVQGNLAGQAKRIGMVWQDPFASIEPKWTVRKILEEPVRLAGQQADIAKMMEQVGLAPALAERYPHELSGGQRQRAAIARAIALRPPLVICDEPTAALDLSIQAQILNLLKDLKAETGCAFLYITHDLQTVRYLADRVAVMYMGQIVEIGPTEAVFTHPKHPYTQALLASSPSLEKLGHIPDAPLGEIPEPTAQIAGCRFASRCPFAQDDCQQPLPGYDLPDGHRALCIHPR; this is translated from the coding sequence ATGGAGCAAAAGCTCGCGACAGTAGCAATTCCCGCCCTCCGCATCTGTGGGGCGGCCGTCGAATTCCCGGTCCCAGGGGGTCGGATCAGGGCGGTCGACGATGTCGATCTAGAGGTGCAGCCGGGAGAGGCGATGGCCGTTGTCGGAGAATCCGGATGTGGCAAAACCACCCTTGCCCGGGCCGTTTTGGGGCTGCAGCCGTTGGCAGACGGGGAAATCCAAGTGGCGGGCCAAACTGTGCAGGGCAACCTGGCTGGCCAAGCCAAGCGGATCGGCATGGTGTGGCAGGACCCGTTCGCCAGCATTGAACCCAAATGGACGGTCCGCAAAATCTTGGAGGAACCTGTGCGGTTGGCGGGGCAACAGGCGGATATCGCCAAAATGATGGAGCAGGTTGGACTCGCCCCGGCACTCGCTGAGCGCTACCCCCATGAACTGAGCGGCGGCCAAAGGCAACGTGCGGCCATTGCCCGCGCCATCGCCCTCCGGCCTCCCCTCGTTATTTGTGACGAACCCACCGCTGCGCTCGACCTCAGCATCCAAGCGCAAATCCTTAACCTGCTCAAGGATCTCAAGGCAGAGACCGGTTGCGCCTTCCTTTACATCACGCACGACTTGCAAACCGTCCGGTACCTCGCCGACCGCGTGGCCGTGATGTACATGGGGCAAATTGTGGAGATCGGGCCGACCGAGGCCGTTTTCACCCACCCCAAACACCCGTACACCCAAGCGCTTTTGGCATCATCGCCAAGCCTGGAAAAACTAGGTCACATCCCCGACGCGCCGCTTGGAGAAATCCCAGAACCGACAGCGCAGATCGCCGGATGCCGGTTTGCCAGCCGGTGTCCTTTTGCCCAAGACGATTGCCAGCAGCCCCTTCCGGGATACGATCTTCCGGACGGCCACCGGGCCCTTTGCATCCACCCCAGGTGA
- the mqnC gene encoding dehypoxanthine futalosine cyclase translates to MTMAATVSPGVSIDSIAEKVFGGVRITPEDALFLFNHPNLNDLATLANHRREQATDPDTVTYIVGRILNYTNVCWVRCKFCAFYRVPGNEEGYTLSEQEILDKVQDTVDRGGVEILFQGGLNPKLKIDYYEEIFGKVMAKFPDVILHALSPAEIIYIAHISKLTLEDCLKRLHAAGLHSIPGAGGEILVDRVRKIIAPYKDTTDEWLACMRTASKLGIKSTASMMFGHVETLEDRVEHLGRIRDLQDECQPFRAFVTWSFQPEETNLPIPHKASSFDYLRTVAVSRIFLDNFANMQLSILTQGPRIAQLALGYGANDFGSTMIEENVVSAAGNKFILSAEEFERLIRDAGYTPKRRNTRYELV, encoded by the coding sequence ATGACGATGGCGGCAACGGTCAGCCCGGGAGTTTCGATCGATTCGATCGCGGAAAAGGTATTTGGGGGTGTGCGCATCACGCCGGAAGATGCGCTGTTCTTGTTCAACCACCCCAACCTCAATGATCTGGCCACCTTGGCCAACCACCGCCGCGAACAAGCGACCGACCCCGATACCGTCACCTACATCGTCGGCAGGATTCTCAACTACACGAACGTGTGTTGGGTGCGTTGCAAATTCTGCGCGTTCTACCGGGTTCCGGGCAATGAGGAAGGCTACACGCTCAGCGAGCAGGAAATCCTCGACAAAGTCCAAGACACCGTGGACAGGGGCGGGGTTGAAATCCTTTTTCAAGGCGGTCTCAACCCCAAGCTTAAGATCGACTACTACGAAGAGATCTTTGGCAAGGTCATGGCCAAATTCCCCGACGTGATTTTGCACGCCCTCAGCCCGGCAGAAATCATCTATATCGCCCACATCAGCAAGCTGACCTTGGAAGACTGCCTTAAGCGGCTTCATGCCGCCGGACTGCATTCAATCCCAGGAGCCGGGGGCGAGATCTTGGTCGACCGCGTCCGCAAAATCATTGCCCCGTACAAAGACACCACCGACGAGTGGCTGGCCTGTATGCGCACCGCTTCAAAGCTTGGCATCAAGAGCACGGCCAGCATGATGTTCGGCCATGTCGAAACTTTGGAAGACCGCGTCGAACACCTTGGGCGGATCCGCGACCTCCAGGACGAGTGCCAACCGTTCCGGGCATTTGTCACTTGGAGCTTCCAACCGGAAGAAACCAATCTGCCCATCCCCCACAAGGCATCTTCGTTCGATTACCTCCGGACGGTCGCGGTCAGCCGCATCTTCCTCGATAATTTTGCCAACATGCAGCTCTCGATCCTCACCCAGGGGCCCCGCATCGCCCAATTGGCGCTGGGTTATGGCGCCAACGATTTTGGGTCGACCATGATCGAAGAAAATGTCGTCAGTGCGGCGGGAAATAAGTTCATTCTAAGTGCCGAAGAATTCGAACGGCTCATCCGAGACGCCGGATACACCCCCAAGCGGCGCAACACCCGGTACGAACTGGTGTAA
- a CDS encoding NAD(+)/NADH kinase, with product MRIHTIVNSFRPDAVQAAKEALEGLRAENIEFGADRDSASLLGVQAIPPESLGDADLMVSFGGDGTLIRAAHLCAEHGTPILGVYFGRFGFVTQCMPSEVGAALSAFLDGQAQIEERMMVQTELLRGDRSVATLHSLNEAVVQRSATTRILTFDVKLDGVRLSRYPADGVMVSTPTGSTAYSLSAGGPIIDPSVGALLITAIMPHTLSARPLVARDSAVIDIHIETRGDAVLSCDGQSRLHLLSGDAVRITKSPRVTRLVSVDEHDFMSKLANRFQWSKSSRQ from the coding sequence GTGCGGATCCACACGATTGTCAACTCATTCCGCCCGGATGCTGTCCAAGCTGCCAAAGAGGCGCTGGAGGGGCTCCGGGCGGAGAATATCGAGTTTGGCGCAGACCGCGATTCCGCGTCTTTGCTTGGCGTGCAAGCTATCCCCCCGGAATCGTTGGGGGATGCGGATCTCATGGTTTCCTTCGGCGGCGATGGCACGTTGATCCGGGCCGCCCACCTGTGCGCGGAGCACGGGACTCCGATCCTGGGGGTCTACTTTGGACGGTTTGGGTTCGTCACCCAATGCATGCCCAGCGAAGTGGGGGCCGCCCTGAGCGCATTCTTAGACGGTCAGGCCCAGATCGAAGAGCGGATGATGGTGCAGACAGAGTTGCTGCGGGGGGATCGCAGCGTGGCCACCCTCCATTCGCTAAATGAAGCGGTCGTGCAACGTTCGGCGACCACCCGGATCCTGACCTTTGACGTCAAGTTGGATGGAGTCCGGCTCAGCCGTTACCCGGCCGACGGCGTCATGGTCAGTACACCGACGGGTTCCACCGCCTATAGCCTGAGCGCGGGCGGCCCGATCATCGACCCGTCCGTCGGTGCTCTCTTGATCACGGCGATCATGCCGCACACGTTGAGCGCCCGGCCGCTTGTCGCGCGCGATTCAGCGGTCATCGACATCCACATCGAAACCCGGGGGGATGCCGTCCTTAGCTGTGATGGGCAAAGCCGCTTGCACTTGTTGAGCGGCGATGCCGTCCGCATCACAAAATCTCCGCGCGTCACCCGGCTTGTCAGTGTGGATGAGCATGACTTTATGAGTAAGCTCGCCAACCGGTTCCAATGGAGCAAAAGCTCGCGACAGTAG
- a CDS encoding ABC transporter ATP-binding protein, with product MKSGDAIAIKDLRKQFVLSHSGAASLKTALLWWKRKNMEKLEVLRGLDLTIRHGECVALVGRNGAGKSTLLSLISRIYKPTSGSIAVDGRIAPLLELGAGFHPDLTGLENILYNGMILGLTRKEATERTPAIVEFAELQSHIDAPVRTYSSGMQARLGFSIAAHVDADILIVDEVLAVGDYAFEKKCYDYIDSFRAKGGTILFVSHNPDSVQRVADRVVWISKGEVERDGPVEEVLEAYLAAGDNR from the coding sequence ATGAAATCCGGGGACGCCATTGCCATCAAAGATTTGCGGAAACAGTTCGTGCTCAGCCATTCCGGCGCCGCTTCACTCAAAACAGCCCTGCTTTGGTGGAAGAGGAAAAACATGGAAAAGCTCGAAGTGCTGCGCGGGCTCGACCTCACGATCCGTCATGGCGAATGCGTCGCCCTGGTGGGTAGGAACGGAGCAGGGAAATCAACCTTGCTCAGCCTGATCTCCAGGATCTACAAGCCGACATCGGGCAGCATCGCCGTAGATGGGCGCATCGCCCCCCTTCTCGAACTCGGCGCGGGGTTCCATCCAGACCTCACCGGGCTGGAAAACATCCTCTACAATGGGATGATCCTTGGCCTCACCCGGAAGGAGGCCACGGAACGCACCCCGGCCATCGTGGAGTTTGCCGAATTGCAATCCCATATCGACGCCCCGGTCCGCACTTATTCCAGCGGGATGCAAGCGCGGCTGGGCTTCAGCATCGCCGCCCATGTCGATGCCGATATCTTGATCGTCGACGAGGTTTTGGCGGTCGGGGATTATGCTTTTGAAAAGAAATGTTACGACTACATCGATTCGTTCCGGGCCAAAGGCGGAACGATTTTGTTCGTCAGTCATAACCCAGATTCAGTCCAGCGGGTTGCCGACCGAGTGGTTTGGATTTCTAAAGGTGAAGTTGAGCGGGATGGCCCGGTCGAAGAAGTCCTAGAGGCGTACCTCGCCGCTGGCGATAACCGCTAA
- the purL gene encoding phosphoribosylformylglycinamidine synthase subunit PurL, translating into MAAMAPDVYRSMGLRDSEFERIVGLMGREPSLTETGMFAVMWSEHCGYKYSRPILRYFAEYKKAMDGAGLENAGIVEIGDGLGIAMKVESHNHPSAVEPYQGAATGVGGIIRDIFTMGARPIACLNSLRFGPLEGDGEAAKRNRYLFDGVVRGIAGYGNCVGVPTVGGEVSFHPRFNGRPLVNAMCIGIVECDKVATAGAEGVGNPVIYLGSATGKDGIHGATFASEELGEDNHAKRPNVQIGDPFAEKQLIEATLEALQTGAVQSIQDMGAAGLTCSTIEMSAKGGVGMEIDLDLVPMRESDMSGYELMLSESQERMLAVAHHGREQEVIRVFEKWGVHARVIGHVTGTGRVVVRRHGEIVADVEAVHLADMCPTYTIEGIEPDHCRTAKAFDISQIPVPGDLGATLVELAGWPDLADKSWVFGQYDFQVQTQTALCPGDGDAAVLAPRGTAKGLAVKIDGNGHWVRQSPYAGGQLAVCEAARNVACVGGVPAAATDGLNYGSPEDPGIYWTFDQSVKGIADACEALGTPVVSGNVSFYNHGDLGEVLPTPMIGMLGILPDASKRCGSKVHGPGGTLCLLSYTHPEVPQQGLGASAYLRAVHGIEDGIPVPPVPALEKVLCHTLAGWINQGLVEAAHDVSEGGLGFCVAEMVAIPGFGAEIELPNPYGFTRCDALLYAELPGFVVIAVKPENIGHLRAALPSDLNLAELGPITDGVLRFRYNGDVVAETGAKQFAIRHASCLDGLVQR; encoded by the coding sequence CGGGGTTGGAAAATGCCGGCATCGTCGAGATCGGGGACGGTTTGGGAATCGCCATGAAAGTGGAATCGCACAACCACCCCAGTGCGGTGGAACCCTACCAGGGCGCGGCGACTGGTGTGGGCGGAATTATCCGGGATATCTTCACCATGGGCGCACGACCCATTGCCTGCCTGAACAGCCTGCGGTTTGGCCCGTTGGAAGGGGATGGGGAGGCTGCCAAACGGAACCGTTACCTCTTCGACGGGGTCGTGAGGGGGATCGCCGGATACGGCAATTGCGTTGGCGTCCCGACGGTTGGCGGGGAAGTCTCGTTTCATCCGCGGTTCAACGGTCGGCCGCTTGTCAACGCCATGTGCATCGGGATCGTCGAATGCGACAAGGTCGCAACGGCAGGGGCAGAAGGTGTCGGCAACCCGGTCATCTACCTTGGATCAGCAACTGGGAAAGACGGGATCCACGGCGCGACGTTTGCCAGTGAGGAATTGGGGGAAGATAACCATGCCAAGCGACCAAATGTCCAAATCGGCGACCCATTTGCCGAGAAACAACTGATTGAAGCGACGCTCGAAGCGTTGCAGACCGGAGCCGTCCAGTCGATCCAAGACATGGGGGCGGCCGGGCTGACTTGCTCAACGATCGAAATGAGTGCAAAAGGCGGGGTGGGCATGGAGATCGACCTCGACCTCGTCCCCATGCGGGAAAGCGACATGAGCGGCTACGAGCTGATGCTGAGCGAGAGCCAAGAGAGGATGCTTGCCGTGGCTCACCATGGGCGGGAGCAAGAGGTCATCCGCGTTTTTGAAAAGTGGGGTGTCCACGCCAGGGTGATCGGCCATGTGACCGGCACCGGCCGGGTTGTGGTCCGCCGGCATGGTGAAATCGTCGCCGACGTAGAGGCCGTCCATTTGGCGGATATGTGCCCAACCTACACCATCGAGGGAATTGAGCCGGATCATTGCCGCACCGCCAAGGCGTTCGACATCTCCCAAATCCCCGTCCCGGGAGATTTGGGCGCAACCCTTGTGGAACTCGCCGGTTGGCCAGACCTTGCGGACAAGTCTTGGGTGTTCGGGCAATATGACTTCCAAGTGCAAACCCAGACCGCCCTTTGCCCTGGCGACGGCGATGCGGCCGTCTTGGCCCCCCGGGGAACGGCAAAGGGTCTCGCCGTTAAAATCGACGGCAATGGGCATTGGGTGCGCCAAAGCCCTTATGCCGGTGGGCAACTCGCCGTTTGCGAGGCCGCCCGGAATGTCGCCTGCGTTGGGGGAGTCCCAGCCGCCGCTACCGACGGATTGAACTACGGGTCGCCCGAAGATCCCGGCATCTATTGGACATTTGACCAAAGCGTCAAGGGGATCGCCGACGCATGCGAGGCGCTGGGAACCCCGGTTGTCAGCGGCAATGTCAGTTTCTATAACCACGGGGATCTGGGCGAGGTCTTGCCGACCCCGATGATCGGGATGCTCGGCATCTTGCCGGATGCGTCAAAGCGGTGCGGCTCAAAAGTCCACGGGCCGGGGGGCACCCTGTGCCTTCTGAGTTACACGCACCCCGAGGTGCCCCAACAGGGATTGGGGGCTTCTGCTTACCTGCGCGCCGTGCATGGGATTGAAGACGGCATCCCCGTCCCGCCGGTGCCCGCGTTGGAAAAGGTGCTCTGCCACACGCTCGCCGGCTGGATCAACCAAGGGCTCGTGGAAGCCGCCCACGACGTGAGCGAAGGGGGGTTGGGGTTCTGCGTGGCAGAAATGGTCGCAATCCCGGGATTTGGGGCCGAGATCGAATTGCCGAACCCCTACGGTTTCACCCGTTGCGACGCTTTGCTCTACGCAGAATTGCCAGGTTTTGTCGTGATTGCCGTCAAACCGGAGAACATCGGCCATCTTAGGGCCGCCTTACCATCGGATTTGAATCTAGCCGAACTGGGGCCGATCACGGATGGGGTGTTAAGATTCCGATACAATGGCGACGTGGTTGCGGAGACTGGCGCAAAGCAGTTTGCGATTCGGCACGCATCTTGCCTAGACGGATTGGTGCAGAGATAG